GCTTCAGTCTTCAATTTTCAAAAACATGAGACAATTCAGGCTTTggattttgatatttatttttagcaggaaGAATATGCTAATGATGATGACATCGTTAGAAGATACGCCCATGTCCAATACCTGCAACAGAAGCTCAATAGAAGTTAAAGAAACCATACCAAAGactaaagacaaaaattgtaTGACATTACTTACCCTTAATTCTGCTAACAATAAAACAAGTAACAGTATGTTTAGGACTGAAGTTCCATCACAAGATCAAAAACTGGCAAGTTAActatgaaatgtatttttttgaaaaattctatCTTTTCCTTTCTATGTAAAATTGGGCAGCCTCTCTAAAAGTAGAGTACAGTGTCAACAACtatgagtgtgtatatgtgagcAGAGGAGGGGCAGACTGAAAAGGTGCAATGCTAAACAATGCTACAATTTGGGGTGGGAGAGCTCTGCTGCTGATACTAATTAACTGCTATCACAGGTAGAGATGGCAATCATCTTTGGCACAATTACAGACTGCTGAAACAAGAACTAAACTCTAATAAATAAAAGCAACTTAACAGAGGCAGCATCATAACATACCTACAAATTTAAAGAGAACTGTCTTAAAAAAGGGATCCAGACATATGAGAAATTCTCCTACatattattagaaaaagaaattgcTACAGCAGCAAACAATTTAAACAAGAACTAATCAAATGCaagattcttttaaataaaaccaaATCTGGTTCATCCACCCCTGACAATGGCTACTCTGCTCAAAGGAAATTTgagagtgtttctttttttaacccctGCACCTCCAGACTTCTCATCAACAGTATCAATCATCATTCAATTTAAAGAAGCAATAATAACTTTCTACCTAAGGGTGTGTCTGAGCCAAGAGTGGGGTAGGAATATGTGAAGCATCAGAATCAGGGATGGGAATAAAGGAGTAACTTGAAGACTACCTTCCCAAACAAAAATGATGTTCAGGAACAGGGAGACTGGGGATACCCATaacaaaaagtctttatttcataACTGTATACCCAAAAGACTGCATGTACTCAGACAGAAATTAAATAAGTCCAACCATGATTTACTGTAGTTGACACCAGACTTTATACCAActattttcccattatttttgttCTTGAAGATAAAGGTTTAAGCTCAGAAGATGAAATACTATTACTGGAATTTCAcgtgaataattttaaaatgcaaccaATTCTGCTAATTCCAAATTTCTAAATTTACTTAGGCAGATTGATTTGgttcaaataaaaagaaaccaattaATGCAAGGAGTAGCTTACCTGGGCCATTGTCTAAAAAGGTCTATGTCCAAAAAATGCAAAATGTTCAGGAATATTAAGCTATTTTTAAATTcctaccaaaaaataaattaaataaataagcactAAATAAGGAAAAGGTTACGCACTTCCAATTTATGTTCTTTCTCTGCAAGGGCTTCCTTTTGACAACGAAGAAAATCTGCTAACATTCGAGTGAGTTGCTTCCTATCATCTATTTCAGCCGCCAATCTGCCATTGTAATCTGCCAGCAACATACAAGCATCCTCTACCATTTTAGAAAGTCTTTCTCCAGATTCTTTGTCTAAGAAAAGCACAGAATAACAAAATTATTACACAACAAAAACAATGCCATATGTGGTTTCCTTACTCCAACTCCCAAAGAAGTTCCagatcacattttcttttcttacctgTTATTTTATCTAGTAGGGATACTTCTTGAACTTCAACAGGCAAAGAAGCTATCCTTTGATGAACCGCTGCATCACCAGAAGCTGCATTTTCTAGATCTTGTAATGCTCTAACGAGATCTAGAGTCTAAAAAGTTATACAACTTTAGAAGCAAAATTAGTGAAGCTTACACAAATATAAAAGACTTGAAATTTATTTCATATTCCTTAATCCTTATGGGCTATTAGTTTAAACTGCTTTCAGAGACAGTCCATTTCTttcatatattaagaaaaaagctACACTATATTAGGTATTGGAAATATATAATTTGGAAACATAGATATTTCTAGTGGTGGAGACAGATAGTGTAAAAATAATTATCTGACTATTAAAATGATGTGATTCATTAATAAGTCAAATACATACAGTGGTAAAAGGCAGGCTATAATTTCAACCTGGAGAATACAAGTTTTATGTATGATATAGTCATTGTATTATCATTATACATAAGAATTTTTTGTATTAAATTGGATATTGGGGGATGGGGGATACAAATCATCATCTACCACAACGAAGAAGAGCCCCCCAAATTCCATTTCTCAATAAAGTAGTTAAAGCATAAGAGAAATGTAGTTTTGGAATATGTATGTTCAAATATGGCACCTTAAATATTCTATGGTTTGTTACTAAGATCattaaaatattacaaagttCCATATATCTGGTGactaatatttatataatgcttAACCAGTATTTTATCATCAGAATATTTTAGTTGCACTGTTTTCATACCAGCTATAATTAGGAAGGAAGGGCAAGTCTCTGCTGATGATTTCACAATTCATAATATATCTAAAGTTATTCCAAAGAAAATGgagtaaattttctttttactagTCTCCATTCCCATCCcacctccctttttcttttttttctttttttcatctctaaGCCTAGATCCTAGAACACTAGGAAATTACACACATACATGAAAAATATAGGATATTCAAattctgtgtatgtatatattcagaTGACACTAACAGCCAGTAACTGATTTTTCTTTAAGCTATTCCCTTATAAAAAATGCTATCAATGGGGTCTAGCACATAGCAAATGATCAAACATGATAAGAATGAATGGAACCTAATAAGAAATATACTATCCCAAGTGTGCTTTTAATTCACCACTACGTTTAAAatcccaatatttaaaaaaataattttgttatatttcccCTCTACAATGAAAGTGAGCTTAAGAGCAATGACAATTACCGGGAAGCTTGTTTCCCATGGTGCCCCAAataacttatatatttttaatttttaatcacttAGAAAGTTCTAAAATTTTCTGGAGTTCTAAGAAGAAACTCTGGCTTTACGGTTTTGACGATGTACGCATGCTTTAATTACAACCTACTCTCATTGCACCTTCACACTCCTACATGAGCTAATTCTAAGTTCCCAAAGCTCAGTCAAGGATCCAGATAAGAAAGCAAAGTTGTCTCAAACAATACTAGCCTAGGACTTCCTGATAGAGGAGAATGAAATGTGTTCAACTACattctataaagaaaaattttagccattcttatAAAGAATGACATATATAAAATGGTAACTATAAAGCTGAACCACTGAGAATTACGCAGTACAACTAATCTGAAAACGgtcattataaaacaaaacacgATATAGCATTTTACACAAGTACTAGGGAAGAGTCAGGTGGTTACTCAGAAACTCCTAGGAAGTACAACTTAGGTTACTCTTTCATCAGGTAGAATAGGAGAGGGTAAGACCCTATATTTACAACTTGGGTAAAATACTGTTCATGGAGTCATTACGGGGCTCTTAGCAAAAAGTGATTCCTTGTCTTGAATTATTACCAAACAGAGAGAAATATAAGCCTTAGTGTTTGGTTGTTCCAAACGTTATGTTCCTATTACATTTCTATTCAAGCTCTTATCCATGGTGACCATATGGGCTTCAGCATTCCTGTCATTAAGCCCCAGTAGGGGCTTGACTCAGGTACTAGCTGAGACCCTCAGTCAAATTCTTTCTGCCTCCCAAGTACTAACACTGATATAAATCCACAATTCCAGGCAGTAATTGgttgtatctttatttcaagctctTTTCATGGCGGAAAGAGCTTCATCCAGCTTCAGGTTTCATGCAGTGAGTTCTGGTCCAGGTCTCCAACTCCTTAAGTTCTTGTTACTCTACAGGATACTACTTTCTGCAAACCATGTCTGCTTCCAGACAAAAACTCAGCAGGAACCACACTCTGGCTCACATTTTGAGTTATGTTTCGGTACCATTTGTAGCCCATGGCAATATTTACCTTGTTTTAAGAATATGGCTATGTCTTCgttttctcctttaaaattttatctgtCCCTCCTATATGTTTGAAACATAGAAGCAGGAAGCTTTAAGACTCAATGCCCACATAATTAAGGTAAAAATGTCTTTTTGGAATCATCTGATGGTTAGAAAATGCTATATTGTATCAACCTGGGAGGACATGGAGTATTAAGATAATGATTCTGATTCATCTTATTTTATTACCATGGAACTACATGGTTTTATATCGTTACATAGAACTGTATGAATACATACTCATTAACTCTAACATGcatttttacatgtttaaaagcaaaaatacttAAAAGAGTGGTGCTTATCTCTAGGCATGGAATTTTTAGCATACTTAAATCAAACAACAGAATAGTCTTAtcatataatgttttatttatttaaaaggaaactgTTTAAATGGTAGATATCTCATCAGACCTAATCATACTTAGCAATCAAATACTCCTTCTACGCAAAATGTAAGTGCCTAATATACAATATACAACACACTACATTAAACATAAGCAATGTATTAATCAGAAAATAAGACTTATTCACATAGCTTCTTTCCTGTACCCAGAATTATAATAAAAGTCAATTTACAGAAGTAAAACATTGAAATTAGTAAAGCTTGATGGCTACATGAAGTACTAGCAATTAACTCCCTTAACAGAGAAAAACCACTACCTGTGGTGGTTCACTTGGAGATCCTAGAGAGGAACAGTTTTCATTCTCATCCACCTTTATCTGTTCATATGTTCGCTTCCTAGGCTTCTTATCGCCATCTGAATTGAAAGAACATTTAAGTATtaatgagagaatacattttaatGAAGAGATAATGATAAAAGATTATATACTTACACAGAGCTTGCTTAAGTTGTTCTAATACATCATTTTCATAAACAGACCTTTCTTCCCAAATAGATAACACTCTTCCAAGGTGCTTCTTACAACTTTCATCAGTTTCactaaagaaagataaaaatattaacagtaaaaTGCATAGTGCTATTGCAAAGATAATGGTGATATTAAATACAATGACACTCATTCCCTGAAAAAAGCTCCCAAATGTTTACTAAGTTCCACTATGTGACCAGCAGTTCAGGGGTGAAGTGACCAAGATAGACATATTCCCTGCTTCCCTTAAAGAGCTTAGAGACATA
The sequence above is a segment of the Eschrichtius robustus isolate mEscRob2 chromosome 14, mEscRob2.pri, whole genome shotgun sequence genome. Coding sequences within it:
- the RPRD1A gene encoding regulation of nuclear pre-mRNA domain-containing protein 1A, which codes for MSAFSEAALEKKLSELSNSQQSVQTLSLWLIHHRKHSRPIVTVWERELRKAKPNRKLTFLYLANDVIQNSKRKGPEFTKDFAPVIVEAFKHVSSETDESCKKHLGRVLSIWEERSVYENDVLEQLKQALYGDKKPRKRTYEQIKVDENENCSSLGSPSEPPQTLDLVRALQDLENAASGDAAVHQRIASLPVEVQEVSLLDKITDKESGERLSKMVEDACMLLADYNGRLAAEIDDRKQLTRMLADFLRCQKEALAEKEHKLEEYKRKLARVSLVRKELRSRIQSLPDLSRLPNVTGSHMHLPFAGDIYSED